In Stieleria varia, one genomic interval encodes:
- a CDS encoding DUF7133 domain-containing protein, producing the protein MKKFFSLCIAIAFIGAHLLASCHAETLGEYWGTAEEEAKYYRIVEVPFPDGMALEAGCFDVLPDNRLAIGTRRGEIFLVDGAFDENPKTTFHQYAAGLDEVMGISFHDDAFTVTQQTEVTRIKDTNGDGRADDFQTLSDAWGFRHYHEFAFGSKPDADGNTWVALCLSESYRSKVPFRGWCVKVTADGETNPVCSGIRSPCGIGPNEHGVMFYAESQGPWNGSCSLKVLQPGGFMGHPVSFNWYPLAPEMGPAPTEPNTRSRLELERKRVPQLVPYAVVFPYIKMGRSISGFTVDHTGGKFGPFENQIFIGDFSLSVMMRATTEQVNGVWQGACYPFREGLATGLLACQFTPQGDLIVGGTNRGWPVRGPRPYALQRLDWTGKMPFEVKEINARSDGFQVTFTKPVDPTVAADPASYVLSTFTHIYQQGYGSPEVDQTTPRVSAATVSDDGLSVRLRIDGLVQGHVHEFDFAKLRSAESSPLLHANAYYTLNEIPHD; encoded by the coding sequence ATGAAGAAATTTTTTTCACTTTGCATCGCGATTGCCTTCATCGGCGCTCACCTGCTGGCTAGCTGCCATGCGGAAACGCTTGGCGAGTACTGGGGAACGGCGGAGGAGGAAGCGAAGTACTATCGAATCGTCGAGGTTCCCTTTCCCGATGGCATGGCATTGGAAGCCGGATGCTTCGACGTCCTGCCCGACAACCGCTTGGCCATCGGCACCCGGCGAGGCGAAATCTTTCTCGTCGACGGTGCGTTTGACGAGAACCCCAAAACGACGTTTCATCAATATGCCGCCGGACTAGACGAAGTCATGGGGATCTCATTCCACGACGACGCGTTCACGGTGACTCAACAGACCGAAGTCACACGAATCAAGGACACGAACGGCGATGGACGTGCGGATGATTTCCAAACGCTCAGCGACGCTTGGGGGTTTCGTCACTATCACGAGTTCGCATTCGGTTCGAAACCCGATGCGGACGGGAACACTTGGGTCGCTCTCTGTCTATCTGAGTCCTATCGCTCCAAAGTTCCCTTTCGTGGCTGGTGTGTGAAAGTCACTGCCGATGGAGAAACGAACCCCGTTTGCAGCGGCATCCGGAGTCCTTGCGGCATCGGACCCAACGAACACGGCGTAATGTTTTATGCCGAAAGCCAAGGACCATGGAACGGATCGTGTTCGCTGAAAGTACTACAGCCCGGCGGTTTCATGGGACATCCCGTGAGCTTCAATTGGTATCCTCTGGCACCCGAAATGGGACCAGCGCCGACCGAACCCAACACGCGATCCAGACTAGAGCTGGAACGCAAGCGGGTTCCGCAACTCGTTCCCTACGCGGTCGTGTTTCCGTACATCAAGATGGGGCGATCCATTTCAGGCTTCACTGTCGATCACACCGGTGGAAAATTCGGACCCTTTGAAAATCAAATCTTCATCGGCGACTTCAGCCTCAGCGTGATGATGCGAGCCACCACGGAACAAGTCAACGGCGTCTGGCAGGGCGCTTGCTATCCGTTTCGCGAAGGTCTCGCCACGGGCTTGCTAGCCTGCCAGTTCACGCCCCAAGGAGACTTGATCGTCGGCGGGACGAACCGAGGCTGGCCGGTGCGTGGCCCGCGTCCTTACGCACTGCAGCGACTTGACTGGACCGGAAAGATGCCCTTCGAAGTCAAAGAGATCAACGCCCGGTCGGATGGTTTTCAGGTCACATTCACGAAGCCGGTTGATCCGACCGTTGCCGCTGATCCGGCAAGCTACGTTTTGTCGACGTTCACTCACATCTATCAGCAAGGCTACGGCAGCCCAGAAGTCGACCAGACGACGCCGAGGGTTTCCGCAGCAACGGTTTCAGACGATGGTCTCAGCGTTCGATTGCGAATCGATGGTCTGGTCCAGGGCCACGTCCACGAGTTCGACTTTGCCAAGTTGCGATCTGCAGAAAGCAGTCCACTCCTTCATGCAAACGCCTACTACACTCTCAACGAAATCCCCCACGACTGA
- a CDS encoding YciI family protein: MKYMLLIYGVEDGWTEDERRECMIESMAISEELEKEGKWIASAPLHSVSTATSVRVRGGQRQVTDGPFAETTEQLGGYYIIDVDNLDEAIKIAERLPPAKKGTVEIRPLFPLPEVLE, translated from the coding sequence ATGAAATACATGCTGCTGATTTACGGCGTGGAGGACGGCTGGACAGAAGACGAACGCCGGGAGTGTATGATCGAATCGATGGCGATCAGCGAAGAACTTGAAAAGGAAGGCAAGTGGATTGCATCTGCTCCGCTGCACAGCGTCTCCACCGCAACCAGTGTTCGAGTTCGCGGTGGGCAACGCCAAGTCACCGATGGGCCGTTCGCTGAAACAACGGAGCAGTTGGGGGGCTACTACATCATCGACGTGGATAACTTAGACGAAGCGATCAAGATCGCAGAAAGGTTACCGCCGGCGAAAAAGGGAACGGTAGAGATCCGCCCCCTGTTTCCGCTACCTGAGGTTCTGGAGTAG
- a CDS encoding sulfatase → MRQTLLLLLSLIATVASAERPNIILIFADDLGWKDVGYQGSSFCETPVLDELAKQGMVFSNAYAAAGNCAPSRACLLSGNYTPRHHVYAVGSTNRGNQLQQRLIPVPNKGGLAESNITIADALKNAGYKTAHVGKWHLDGPGGAKPSDQGFDLTFDSFGEGKLKEGSEGNKAGSPSDPKGVFALTRKAIEFIEANKEGPFFCYLAHHAIHTPLQGRPESLQMLAAKNPELSKGQLMYAACTYDFDASVGMLLDKLRELKLDDNTLLVFTSDNGATQASPQEPLRGSKGGYYEGGIREPFIVRWPGVTKPGSVCDEPVINVDLFPTFLAAAGATTEKTLDGESLLPLLRGDGTLKRQAIHWHFPGYLDRPVIRGRELDVMTGFRSRPVSVIRKGDWKLHLFLEEWQLDGGREEIATNHAVELYNLKDDIGEHNNLAASNPVKRDELLNDLLAWHQSVDAIVPSEPNPKYDPNAPQKVRKSGKGKKK, encoded by the coding sequence ATGCGTCAAACACTCCTACTGCTTCTTTCCCTGATTGCTACGGTTGCGTCCGCCGAGCGGCCGAACATCATTTTGATCTTTGCCGATGACCTTGGCTGGAAAGACGTCGGGTATCAAGGCAGTTCGTTTTGCGAGACACCCGTGCTGGACGAGTTAGCGAAACAGGGGATGGTGTTTTCCAATGCTTATGCAGCCGCTGGGAATTGCGCGCCGAGTCGAGCTTGTTTGCTGTCCGGGAACTACACGCCACGTCACCACGTTTATGCAGTGGGTAGTACGAATCGGGGAAACCAACTGCAACAACGATTGATTCCCGTGCCGAACAAGGGCGGGCTTGCCGAATCAAACATCACGATCGCCGACGCGTTGAAGAACGCAGGCTACAAGACCGCCCATGTTGGCAAATGGCATCTCGACGGACCGGGCGGCGCAAAACCGTCTGATCAAGGATTCGATCTCACCTTTGACTCGTTCGGTGAAGGCAAGTTGAAGGAAGGTTCCGAGGGCAACAAAGCCGGATCTCCCAGTGACCCCAAAGGTGTGTTCGCCTTGACACGAAAAGCGATCGAGTTCATCGAAGCAAACAAGGAAGGACCGTTCTTTTGCTACCTGGCCCATCACGCCATCCACACTCCGCTGCAAGGACGCCCCGAATCGTTGCAGATGTTGGCGGCAAAGAATCCTGAGCTGAGCAAGGGGCAACTGATGTACGCCGCGTGCACCTACGACTTCGACGCCAGCGTCGGCATGTTGTTGGACAAGCTGCGGGAGCTGAAACTCGACGACAACACGCTGCTCGTTTTCACCAGCGATAACGGTGCCACGCAAGCATCGCCACAAGAGCCACTTCGCGGTAGCAAAGGCGGCTACTATGAAGGTGGCATCCGAGAACCTTTCATCGTGCGTTGGCCCGGAGTGACGAAGCCGGGCAGTGTTTGCGATGAACCTGTCATCAACGTGGACCTCTTTCCAACATTCCTGGCCGCAGCGGGGGCAACGACGGAGAAGACACTGGATGGCGAGAGCCTATTGCCACTGCTCCGAGGCGACGGGACCCTAAAACGCCAAGCGATCCATTGGCATTTTCCAGGATATTTGGACCGTCCGGTCATCCGTGGGCGCGAACTGGACGTGATGACGGGTTTCCGCAGTCGCCCGGTCAGCGTCATCCGCAAGGGTGACTGGAAACTTCATCTGTTTCTAGAAGAATGGCAGTTGGATGGAGGCCGCGAAGAAATCGCCACCAACCATGCGGTGGAGCTTTACAACCTGAAAGACGACATCGGCGAACACAACAACCTGGCGGCGTCGAATCCAGTCAAACGCGACGAGTTGTTGAACGACTTGCTGGCCTGGCATCAGTCCGTCGACGCGATCGTGCCGAGCGAACCGAATCCGAAATACGATCCGAACGCGCCGCAGAAGGTTCGAAAGAGTGGCAAAGGCAAAAAGAAGTGA
- a CDS encoding VOC family protein: MQLQQKITPFFTYPDCAQQAAEFYVSVLPDSAIVRTVRNPANDAILTVEFELCGMKFVALNAGQDWKFTEAFSLSVACDDQQELDDLWEKLQADGGSELACGWLKDRFGMCWQIVPAQLSRWLDSGKPENIQRMFESVWSMKKLDIATLQAAFDGT, translated from the coding sequence ATGCAACTACAGCAAAAGATCACACCGTTTTTTACGTATCCGGATTGCGCTCAGCAGGCCGCGGAGTTTTATGTTTCCGTGCTGCCCGATTCAGCGATCGTGCGTACCGTTCGCAATCCGGCGAATGACGCGATTCTGACGGTTGAATTCGAGCTTTGTGGAATGAAGTTTGTGGCATTGAATGCGGGGCAGGACTGGAAGTTCACCGAAGCGTTTTCGCTTTCTGTGGCATGCGACGACCAACAAGAACTGGATGATTTATGGGAAAAACTGCAAGCCGACGGCGGTAGCGAACTTGCCTGCGGATGGTTGAAAGACCGGTTCGGCATGTGTTGGCAAATCGTCCCCGCTCAGTTAAGCAGGTGGTTGGATTCGGGAAAGCCGGAAAACATCCAGCGGATGTTCGAGTCCGTTTGGAGCATGAAAAAGCTCGATATCGCAACGTTGCAGGCAGCGTTTGACGGAACATGA
- a CDS encoding YciI family protein yields the protein MRVMVIVKATKGSEAGEMPSMELMTAMGQFNEELVKAGIMKAGDGLKPSSEAKRVRFHGQQRTVTDGPFTETRELIAGFWIWEVASMDEAIQWVKRCPNPMMEDSDIDIRPIFEMEDFAEADPQGTIREQEDSLRQKLSLQGSSVQPYLFFGGRCEEALQFYQSALGATVLMKMRFNETPDPTPEGMLQPGFEDKIMHASFTVGAMTLMASDGCNDQSKFDGFRLALSVPTEEAADAAFNALADGGTVDMPLTKTFWSPRYGMVTDPFGVAWMVMVPGETP from the coding sequence ATGAGAGTCATGGTCATCGTCAAGGCGACGAAAGGGTCGGAGGCGGGCGAAATGCCCAGCATGGAGTTGATGACGGCAATGGGGCAGTTCAACGAAGAACTGGTCAAGGCAGGCATCATGAAAGCAGGCGACGGGCTGAAACCGAGTTCAGAAGCCAAGCGAGTTCGATTTCACGGTCAGCAACGAACCGTTACTGACGGCCCCTTTACAGAAACACGTGAGCTGATCGCAGGTTTTTGGATCTGGGAAGTCGCATCAATGGACGAAGCGATCCAGTGGGTGAAACGATGTCCGAATCCGATGATGGAAGATTCCGATATCGACATCCGTCCGATCTTTGAAATGGAGGACTTTGCCGAGGCGGACCCGCAAGGAACGATTCGCGAGCAGGAGGATTCGCTGCGACAGAAGCTTTCGTTGCAGGGCTCATCGGTTCAGCCCTATCTGTTCTTCGGCGGTCGATGTGAAGAGGCACTTCAGTTCTACCAGTCTGCCCTCGGTGCAACCGTCCTGATGAAAATGCGTTTCAATGAGACGCCAGATCCGACTCCCGAGGGCATGCTACAGCCCGGTTTCGAGGACAAGATCATGCACGCATCCTTTACCGTCGGCGCGATGACCCTGATGGCGTCCGATGGTTGCAACGACCAATCCAAATTCGACGGATTTCGTTTGGCACTGTCCGTCCCCACAGAGGAAGCCGCTGATGCTGCGTTCAATGCGTTGGCTGACGGCGGTACGGTGGACATGCCCCTGACCAAGACTTTTTGGTCGCCCCGATACGGGATGGTCACCGACCCGTTCGGTGTCGCTTGGATGGTGATGGTTCCAGGAGAAACGCCATGA
- a CDS encoding RNA polymerase sigma factor, producing the protein MMTAEIVDNIYRFESRKVFATLVRVLGDFDLAEEAMHDAFAAALQQWPQQGVPENPTAWLISAGRFKAVDAIRRRARLSELHPDLSRRIAEIESANQLLAQRDIEDDRLRLIFTCCHPAIDPKVQVPLTLREVCGLTTEEIARAFLISPATMAQRIVRGKAKIRDAGIPFAIPSLTELPARMDSVLSVIYLVFNEGYCASIGDSLTRVDLSDEAIRLARLLVQLCEDLEANDPEAKGLLALMLLHESRRNGRIDEEGNIVLLEAQDRTLWDQKLIAEGRALVEQSLRSRRFGAYTIQAAISAVHSVAPTASDTDWSQIVALYDVLLRIENSPVVELNRAVAIAMRDNVASGLEIIDTLLASGELQDYYLAHSARGEFLKRLGRNQEAKSAFEKSLALAKQEPEQRFLRKQIALVSGD; encoded by the coding sequence ATGATGACTGCGGAAATCGTCGACAATATCTACCGATTCGAGTCAAGGAAAGTGTTTGCGACACTGGTCCGCGTACTTGGCGATTTCGACTTGGCCGAAGAAGCGATGCATGACGCATTTGCAGCGGCTCTCCAGCAATGGCCACAACAAGGCGTGCCAGAAAATCCGACTGCTTGGCTGATCTCAGCCGGACGCTTCAAAGCGGTCGATGCGATCCGCCGCCGCGCTCGTCTGAGCGAACTGCATCCCGATCTCTCGCGGCGCATCGCCGAGATTGAATCCGCCAACCAGTTGCTCGCCCAGCGTGACATCGAAGACGATCGCCTGAGATTGATCTTCACCTGCTGTCACCCTGCAATCGATCCTAAGGTGCAAGTTCCGTTGACCTTGCGTGAGGTGTGTGGGTTAACAACGGAAGAGATCGCCAGAGCGTTCCTGATTTCGCCCGCCACGATGGCCCAGCGGATCGTTCGCGGCAAAGCCAAGATTCGTGATGCTGGTATCCCTTTCGCGATTCCATCATTGACTGAATTGCCGGCGAGGATGGACTCGGTCTTGTCGGTGATCTATCTCGTGTTCAACGAAGGCTATTGTGCGTCAATCGGAGATAGCCTGACCAGGGTAGATTTGTCGGATGAGGCGATTCGGCTGGCGAGACTGTTGGTCCAGCTCTGCGAGGACCTTGAGGCCAATGATCCAGAAGCAAAGGGGTTGCTCGCGCTGATGTTGCTGCATGAATCACGTCGGAATGGCCGCATCGACGAAGAAGGAAACATTGTGCTGCTGGAAGCCCAAGATCGCACTTTGTGGGATCAAAAACTGATTGCCGAGGGGAGGGCTTTGGTGGAGCAATCGCTTCGCTCCAGACGGTTTGGTGCGTACACGATTCAAGCGGCGATTTCAGCGGTCCACTCGGTCGCGCCGACGGCGAGCGACACCGACTGGTCGCAGATCGTAGCGTTGTACGATGTCTTGCTGAGGATCGAGAATTCACCGGTCGTGGAACTCAACCGAGCCGTCGCAATTGCCATGCGAGACAACGTCGCGTCGGGTTTGGAAATCATCGATACTCTGCTCGCGAGTGGTGAGTTGCAAGATTACTACTTGGCCCACTCGGCTCGCGGCGAGTTTCTCAAAAGGCTGGGACGCAATCAGGAAGCGAAGTCTGCGTTCGAAAAGTCACTGGCATTGGCAAAGCAGGAACCAGAACAACGATTCTTGAGAAAACAGATCGCGTTGGTATCGGGGGATTAA
- a CDS encoding YciI family protein has product MKFVCLGYLDESKWEGMSEEEGRKMMEECFAYDDELRRGGHFLGGEALQSAKNAVTLRAKNGGVDVADGPFAETKEMLGGILLLEARDLNHAISLMSQHPGVKMGPFEIRPADEQINQMIEERNAAFEKRDC; this is encoded by the coding sequence ATGAAGTTTGTCTGCCTAGGGTACCTTGACGAGTCGAAATGGGAGGGCATGTCCGAGGAGGAAGGTCGAAAAATGATGGAGGAGTGCTTTGCCTACGACGACGAGTTGCGTCGGGGCGGGCATTTCCTCGGCGGCGAAGCATTGCAGTCAGCGAAAAACGCGGTGACTCTGCGCGCCAAGAATGGTGGTGTGGATGTTGCAGACGGCCCTTTCGCTGAGACCAAGGAAATGCTCGGTGGCATCCTGCTGCTGGAGGCTCGTGACCTGAATCACGCGATCTCGCTGATGTCTCAACATCCGGGCGTCAAAATGGGGCCCTTCGAAATCCGACCAGCGGACGAACAGATCAACCAGATGATTGAGGAGCGAAACGCGGCCTTTGAGAAACGGGATTGTTGA